From Spirosoma aerolatum, one genomic window encodes:
- a CDS encoding serine hydrolase domain-containing protein: MKSFLTLCIGCLYQWVCAQAPQQQLDSLLKDLNRRHLINGSVLAAEQGKVIYQQAFGWRDQAHGRPNQTTTNFELASVSKVFTAVAIMQLEEQHLLALDGPVKRYLPDFPYPAITIRQLLSHTSGLPDFDLFDADYSASPRRIMTNRDIIPALKKWGKLEKSPGQQWQYSSPGMGLLALVVETLSHRPFQQYLSEQIYKKAGMTATYTLVLGSVKNDTNRAIPYAYPYYFSTDFALADTMARHQKFLHQSGGVEGPGLIVSNTTDLWRFTESLFTGRLLKPVTLAKMLTPQKLADGQLATARHYPGKVYFGLGWFILPDSSAGKLVFHSGFKPGTSTMLLLNVTKRQTVVLLDNGLGAPVTAMNAMRLLNHQPTDEIRTPVTIPYGRELLRTGADAALIQLEAFRSDTLHYTMAVQDWIAMGYEFFRTGHQSEALATFRTGFVLYPTSDFLCILYGDVLAKVGRRVEAAALYQRALRLNPKNTEASGRLEKLKSE; this comes from the coding sequence ATGAAATCTTTCCTAACCCTGTGTATCGGCTGTCTTTATCAATGGGTCTGTGCCCAAGCCCCTCAACAACAACTCGACAGCTTACTCAAGGATCTCAACCGTCGCCACTTGATCAATGGCAGTGTGCTAGCTGCTGAGCAGGGCAAGGTCATCTACCAGCAGGCCTTCGGCTGGCGCGATCAGGCACACGGACGACCCAATCAGACCACCACCAACTTCGAACTGGCTTCGGTTTCCAAAGTGTTTACCGCTGTGGCCATTATGCAACTGGAAGAGCAACACTTGCTGGCACTGGATGGGCCGGTGAAGCGCTACTTACCCGACTTTCCATATCCCGCCATCACTATCCGGCAGCTATTATCCCACACCTCGGGTTTGCCCGATTTCGACTTATTTGATGCCGACTATAGCGCTTCGCCTAGGCGCATCATGACCAATCGGGATATTATTCCGGCGTTGAAAAAATGGGGTAAACTGGAAAAATCCCCTGGTCAGCAGTGGCAGTATTCGAGTCCGGGAATGGGGCTGCTGGCATTGGTTGTCGAGACCCTTAGCCATCGCCCCTTTCAGCAATACCTCTCTGAGCAGATCTATAAAAAAGCAGGCATGACAGCCACGTATACGCTTGTACTGGGCAGCGTTAAAAACGACACGAATCGGGCTATCCCCTATGCGTATCCCTACTATTTTTCTACTGATTTTGCCTTAGCCGATACCATGGCCCGCCATCAGAAATTTTTGCATCAATCAGGTGGTGTGGAAGGCCCCGGACTTATCGTTAGTAATACCACCGATCTGTGGCGGTTTACTGAGTCGCTGTTCACTGGCAGGCTACTTAAACCGGTTACGTTGGCCAAGATGCTTACTCCCCAAAAGCTGGCCGACGGCCAACTGGCGACGGCCCGGCACTATCCGGGCAAGGTCTACTTTGGGCTGGGCTGGTTTATTCTCCCCGATAGTAGTGCTGGTAAACTTGTTTTTCATTCGGGCTTTAAGCCAGGCACCAGCACCATGCTGCTTCTAAATGTGACCAAACGCCAGACGGTGGTCTTACTGGATAACGGGTTGGGGGCTCCTGTGACGGCTATGAATGCGATGCGGCTGTTAAACCATCAACCCACCGATGAGATCAGAACGCCCGTGACAATTCCTTATGGCCGGGAGCTATTGCGTACGGGAGCGGATGCCGCCCTGATCCAACTCGAGGCCTTCAGGTCCGACACGCTCCACTATACCATGGCCGTACAAGATTGGATCGCCATGGGGTACGAGTTCTTTCGAACAGGCCACCAATCAGAAGCGCTAGCTACGTTCCGCACGGGTTTTGTGTTGTATCCCACGAGTGATTTTTTATGTATATTGTACGGGGATGTACTGGCCAAAGTGGGCCGACGAGTGGAGGCTGCCGCTTTATACCAGCGGGCGTTAAGGTTGAACCCCAAAAATACAGAGGCTAGTGGGCGGCTGGAAAAGCTGAAAAGCGAGTAA
- a CDS encoding helix-turn-helix transcriptional regulator: protein MHHLRQGEFLGHISQRFDTQQGLALIETVYHTQVYQGPHAHHNSHLTLFLQGGTFERRKHFNQAVTPGHLLFYYSGELHQNLNTQFPSKNLNLDISADFFAQQELSEARLEQAIHQNPYCRAILLRMYKEAQWMDPSSAESITSLAHQLVEPSSGRFSQKRPAWVNQLRDLLRDTWSQTPCLREIGNELKLNPITISKQFPRYFGCTLSEYSRRLKVGRAIARIRQPAVSLTALAYECGFADQSHFIRVFKEQTGFLPQEFQKF from the coding sequence ATGCATCATTTGAGACAAGGGGAGTTCTTAGGCCATATCAGTCAACGCTTTGATACGCAACAGGGGCTTGCCCTGATTGAGACGGTATACCATACGCAGGTGTATCAGGGACCTCATGCCCACCACAACAGCCATCTTACGTTATTTTTGCAGGGGGGTACCTTCGAGAGACGAAAGCACTTTAATCAAGCGGTTACGCCCGGCCATTTACTCTTTTATTACAGCGGTGAACTTCACCAGAATCTGAACACCCAATTCCCCTCCAAAAATCTCAACCTGGATATAAGCGCCGACTTTTTTGCTCAACAAGAACTCTCGGAAGCCAGGCTGGAGCAGGCGATACACCAAAATCCGTACTGCCGGGCAATTCTGCTTAGGATGTACAAAGAAGCCCAGTGGATGGATCCTTCTTCGGCCGAAAGTATCACCTCATTGGCTCATCAACTGGTCGAGCCGTCCAGCGGTCGTTTCAGTCAGAAACGACCTGCCTGGGTGAATCAACTTCGAGACCTGCTACGGGATACCTGGAGCCAGACCCCTTGCCTTAGGGAGATAGGCAACGAGCTCAAGCTCAACCCCATTACCATCTCCAAGCAGTTTCCCCGGTATTTTGGCTGCACCTTGAGTGAATACAGCAGGCGACTGAAGGTAGGACGTGCTATAGCCCGAATACGCCAGCCAGCCGTTTCCTTGACGGCTCTTGCGTATGAATGCGGCTTTGCCGACCAAAGCCACTTCATCCGAGTGTTTAAAGAGCAGACGGGTTTCCTGCCCCAGGAATTTCAGAAATTTTAA
- a CDS encoding sensor histidine kinase → MNYSDSELAADIDRVKRIPIVPTLLDVICETTAMGFAAVARVTQDRWITCTVRDDIQFGLVTGSELKVETTICNEIRDSHQPVIIEHVEANKHFFNHHTPLMYGFQSYISFPIILKTGEFFGTLCAIDPKPAQLENTKIIGMFAAFSDLISFHLQQLELLEQSDNAVKNLSRQLTHSVDENRQYRHISNHNLQEPLRKLRLFSGMLVDVVRKKDIDKAEELALKISAGAEKFSMMIKDLSAFSILDEEVSRFERTDVNEIVALVQNQLSAQLKAKKATMDVGELPSLSAIPQQLEQLFYHILHNAIKFSKKDVPLSLSIRGQAFLQSGLNEQLPSGNETHYVEIQIADNGIGIEASQLEKIFDLFSQLPQEKARQGEGFGLAYCRKIIRNHFGFIHLDSEVGQGTTVSIILPAG, encoded by the coding sequence ATGAATTATTCAGATAGTGAATTAGCCGCCGATATTGATCGCGTTAAGCGCATACCCATCGTGCCCACTTTGTTGGACGTGATCTGTGAAACAACAGCCATGGGCTTTGCGGCTGTTGCCCGAGTTACTCAGGACCGTTGGATTACCTGTACGGTGCGTGATGATATCCAGTTCGGCCTGGTGACTGGGAGTGAGCTAAAGGTGGAAACAACGATTTGTAATGAAATTCGGGATTCTCACCAACCGGTTATCATTGAGCATGTCGAAGCAAATAAACACTTTTTTAACCATCATACGCCTTTAATGTATGGTTTTCAGAGTTACATATCCTTTCCCATTATTCTAAAAACAGGCGAATTTTTCGGTACGCTGTGTGCGATTGACCCAAAACCAGCTCAGCTCGAAAATACTAAGATTATAGGCATGTTCGCGGCCTTTTCTGACTTGATTTCCTTTCATTTACAGCAACTCGAATTACTGGAGCAAAGTGATAACGCCGTTAAAAATTTAAGCCGCCAGCTTACCCACTCGGTGGATGAAAATCGGCAGTATCGGCATATTTCTAATCACAACCTGCAAGAACCCCTGCGAAAACTCAGGCTCTTTAGTGGTATGTTGGTGGATGTTGTCAGGAAAAAAGATATTGATAAAGCCGAGGAATTAGCCTTGAAAATCAGTGCCGGTGCGGAAAAATTTTCGATGATGATTAAGGACTTATCCGCCTTTTCGATCTTGGACGAAGAGGTTAGTAGGTTTGAGCGAACGGATGTGAATGAGATTGTTGCTCTGGTTCAAAACCAATTAAGTGCGCAACTGAAGGCCAAGAAGGCGACTATGGATGTAGGCGAGTTACCTTCCCTATCCGCTATACCGCAACAGTTGGAGCAACTTTTTTATCATATCCTGCATAATGCCATTAAGTTCTCAAAAAAAGATGTCCCCCTTTCTTTGTCCATTAGGGGGCAAGCCTTTTTGCAATCTGGCCTGAATGAACAGTTACCTTCGGGCAATGAAACTCACTATGTCGAAATACAGATAGCTGATAATGGCATCGGGATTGAAGCGTCTCAACTCGAAAAGATTTTTGATTTATTTTCTCAATTACCTCAGGAAAAAGCCCGGCAAGGAGAAGGCTTCGGCTTGGCTTATTGCCGCAAAATAATCCGAAATCACTTTGGCTTTATCCATCTTGACTCGGAAGTTGGCCAAGGCACTACCGTATCCATCATTTTGCCTGCTGGCTAA
- the odhB gene encoding 2-oxoglutarate dehydrogenase complex dihydrolipoyllysine-residue succinyltransferase gives MAVDMKIPPVGESITEVTVGTWYKKEGDHVKMDEVLCGLDSDKATFELTAEADGILHILAQEGDVLPIGASICTIDDGGSAPAATPAPEAKAEAPKPAEQPAPVAASAPVAVAEPAKPAATSAQVIEVKVPAVGESVTEVTIASWSKKDGDSVALDEVLCELESDKATFELPAEAAGTLRIVAQAGETLPIGALIAKIEVGAGASASAAPANTPAPQPAATEPAASNGQNGYAAHYPSPAAAKILDEKGVNAQAVQGTGVGGRITKEDAQKATPAPAQPAAPTPAPAQPAASKPATSAPAPLATGGSRNQRREKMTSLRRTIARRLVAVKNETAMLTTFNEVDMKPIMDLRNKYKDKFKEKQGVGLGFMSFFTKAVCIALKDFPAVNAQIDGDQIVYNDFCDISVAVSTERGLVVPVIRNAEQLSFAGIEKEIVRLAGLARDNKLTIEQMTGGTFTITNGGVFGSMLSTPIINAPQSAILGMHNIVERPVVVDGQIVIRPIMYLALSYDHRIIDGKESVSFLVRVKQILEDPSRILFDM, from the coding sequence ATGGCCGTTGACATGAAAATCCCTCCCGTGGGGGAATCGATTACCGAAGTAACTGTTGGCACCTGGTACAAAAAAGAAGGTGACCATGTAAAGATGGACGAGGTACTTTGCGGCCTCGACTCTGATAAAGCCACATTTGAACTAACGGCCGAAGCCGATGGCATTCTGCACATACTGGCTCAGGAAGGGGATGTACTTCCGATTGGTGCCAGTATCTGTACCATCGACGATGGCGGTAGTGCCCCAGCGGCAACACCAGCGCCCGAAGCGAAAGCCGAAGCGCCAAAGCCAGCCGAACAACCTGCACCTGTTGCAGCATCGGCTCCGGTAGCTGTTGCCGAACCCGCTAAACCAGCGGCCACCAGCGCTCAGGTAATTGAGGTTAAAGTCCCGGCCGTTGGCGAATCAGTTACCGAAGTAACGATTGCATCCTGGAGCAAAAAAGACGGCGATTCGGTCGCGCTCGACGAAGTACTGTGCGAACTCGAATCTGACAAAGCGACGTTCGAACTTCCTGCCGAGGCTGCTGGAACACTACGTATTGTAGCGCAGGCCGGTGAAACGTTACCCATTGGAGCATTAATCGCTAAAATTGAAGTAGGTGCAGGAGCCTCAGCCTCAGCAGCACCCGCCAATACGCCTGCTCCGCAGCCAGCCGCTACCGAACCAGCGGCTTCAAACGGACAGAATGGCTATGCCGCTCATTACCCATCACCAGCAGCCGCTAAAATTCTGGACGAAAAAGGCGTTAATGCGCAAGCGGTACAGGGTACAGGCGTTGGCGGACGAATTACAAAAGAGGACGCTCAAAAGGCTACGCCAGCTCCGGCACAGCCAGCTGCGCCAACTCCGGCGCCAGCTCAGCCAGCCGCTTCAAAGCCAGCCACTTCAGCTCCGGCACCTTTAGCTACAGGTGGTAGCCGCAATCAACGTCGCGAAAAAATGACCTCGTTGCGTCGGACGATTGCCCGGCGACTGGTAGCGGTTAAGAATGAAACGGCTATGCTGACTACTTTCAACGAAGTAGACATGAAGCCGATCATGGACCTGCGGAACAAATACAAAGATAAATTCAAGGAGAAACAGGGCGTAGGGCTTGGCTTTATGTCGTTCTTCACGAAAGCAGTTTGTATTGCACTGAAAGACTTCCCAGCCGTTAACGCGCAGATTGACGGTGACCAGATCGTTTACAACGATTTTTGTGATATTTCGGTAGCTGTTTCGACCGAACGTGGACTGGTTGTACCGGTTATTCGGAATGCTGAGCAGCTAAGTTTTGCCGGTATCGAAAAAGAAATCGTTCGTCTGGCAGGCCTGGCCCGTGACAATAAGCTGACTATCGAGCAAATGACGGGTGGTACGTTTACCATCACCAATGGTGGTGTATTCGGTTCGATGCTGTCGACACCGATCATCAATGCCCCTCAGTCGGCCATTCTGGGTATGCACAACATTGTCGAACGTCCTGTGGTTGTCGACGGTCAGATTGTCATCCGGCCCATCATGTATCTGGCGCTGTCGTACGACCACCGGATCATTGACGGTAAAGAGTCGGTTAGCTTCCTGGTGCGCGTAAAACAAATTCTGGAAGACCCTTCCCGAATTCTGTTTGATATGTAA
- a CDS encoding 2-oxoglutarate dehydrogenase E1 component yields MDQYSYIANSDAAYVDQLYQSYKQDPQSVDESWQQFFKGFEFSLTYGETAGASKSNGTSSNGIPANGNGQATASKPVDASHAEKEVSVASLIKAYRSRGHLLAKTNPLKDRKDRQPRVDLPDYALSEADLDTVFESGKLLGIGPATLRVIMDSLRKIYAGEIGFEYMYIRELDVKNWLRNKIEKEALVFEPTLDEKKRILEKLNEATVFENFLATKYLGQKRFSLEGGEVTIPALDTIISQAADMGVEEVMIGMAHRGRLNVLANILGKSYESIFDGFEGNVPEQVHGDGDVKYHLGYSSLTETKSGKQISVKLAPNPSHLEAVNPVVEGFVRAQADEEYKGDFTKILPILIHGDAAVAGQGIVYEVTQMAKLAGYQTGGTVHFVINNQIGFTTDFEDARSSIYCSDVAKIVDAPIFHVNGDDPEAVIFCAKLAVEFREKFNRDVFIDMVCYRRYGHNESDEPKFTQPTMYNIIDKHANPREIYKELLIKRGDVDAELAQRMDTEFKKQLQDRLDRVKQKAEIPYKPLRLDRDWAELRFSEPADFEKSPETGVSTDVLDTIGKALVKLPEGFKPLKQIDKLLKDRQAMLNDTKTVNWGTAELLAYGSILLDGKPVRLSGQDVQRGTFSHRHAVLHDAETNQTYSSLDFIKEGQPKFQIYNSLLSEYGVLGFEYGYAMATPNALVIWEAQFGDFSNGAQLIIDQFIAAGESKWGIQNGVVMLLPHGYEGQGPEHSNARPERYLQLYAEYNMTVANITTPANLFHAMRRQLAWSFRKPLAIMSPKSLLRHPKCISPLEDLTKGSFQEIIDDSYAQAKKVKRVLFCTGKVYYDLLEKQQADQRDDVAIVRLEQLAPLPKTQLDAILEKYKKAEKFWVQEEPENMGYWTYLLRVGVHLPIISRKAAASPATGYPKIHTQEQADIVRRAFE; encoded by the coding sequence ATGGATCAGTATTCATATATTGCCAACTCTGATGCCGCTTACGTCGATCAACTCTATCAGTCTTATAAGCAAGACCCTCAATCAGTTGATGAAAGCTGGCAACAATTTTTCAAAGGATTTGAATTTTCATTAACCTACGGCGAAACAGCCGGAGCAAGTAAGTCAAACGGCACCTCATCGAACGGTATACCGGCTAATGGAAACGGACAGGCTACAGCCAGTAAACCTGTCGACGCATCGCATGCTGAAAAAGAGGTTTCTGTAGCTAGCCTGATTAAAGCGTACCGCTCACGCGGACACCTACTGGCAAAAACAAATCCGCTTAAAGACCGCAAAGACCGGCAACCCCGCGTCGATTTGCCCGACTACGCCCTTTCTGAAGCCGATCTGGATACTGTATTCGAATCAGGCAAACTCCTCGGTATCGGACCCGCTACGCTACGGGTCATTATGGATTCGCTGCGGAAAATTTACGCAGGTGAAATCGGTTTCGAGTACATGTATATCCGCGAACTGGATGTTAAAAACTGGCTGCGGAATAAAATCGAAAAGGAAGCGCTCGTTTTTGAACCCACACTCGACGAGAAAAAACGGATTCTTGAGAAACTCAACGAAGCCACTGTCTTTGAAAATTTCTTAGCCACTAAATATTTAGGTCAGAAACGCTTTTCGCTCGAAGGGGGCGAAGTAACGATTCCGGCGCTCGATACCATCATCAGCCAGGCCGCCGACATGGGCGTTGAGGAAGTGATGATTGGTATGGCACACCGGGGTCGTCTGAACGTACTGGCCAATATCCTGGGTAAATCCTACGAATCTATTTTCGATGGTTTTGAAGGCAACGTACCCGAGCAGGTTCATGGTGATGGCGACGTAAAATATCACCTCGGCTATTCAAGCCTGACCGAAACCAAATCAGGCAAGCAGATTAGTGTGAAACTGGCCCCGAACCCATCGCACCTCGAAGCAGTAAACCCCGTTGTCGAAGGGTTTGTCCGGGCACAAGCCGACGAAGAGTACAAGGGCGACTTTACCAAAATCCTGCCGATCCTGATCCATGGTGATGCGGCTGTGGCAGGTCAGGGTATTGTCTATGAGGTTACCCAGATGGCCAAACTGGCGGGTTATCAAACCGGTGGTACTGTCCATTTTGTGATCAACAACCAGATCGGATTTACCACCGATTTCGAAGATGCCCGTTCATCGATCTATTGCTCCGACGTGGCCAAGATCGTGGATGCGCCGATCTTCCACGTAAATGGCGATGACCCGGAAGCGGTAATTTTCTGCGCCAAACTGGCGGTTGAGTTCCGCGAGAAATTCAACCGGGACGTATTCATCGATATGGTTTGCTATCGTCGGTACGGGCATAACGAGTCCGATGAGCCGAAGTTTACGCAGCCAACGATGTACAATATCATTGACAAACACGCTAATCCACGCGAAATCTATAAAGAACTGCTCATCAAGCGGGGCGATGTAGATGCTGAACTGGCGCAGCGAATGGATACTGAATTTAAGAAGCAGTTGCAGGATCGGCTGGATCGCGTGAAGCAAAAAGCCGAAATTCCCTATAAACCCCTTCGTCTGGACCGTGACTGGGCCGAGTTACGTTTCAGCGAGCCTGCCGATTTCGAAAAATCGCCCGAAACCGGTGTTTCGACCGATGTGCTCGACACGATTGGGAAAGCACTGGTTAAACTACCCGAAGGCTTTAAGCCGCTGAAACAGATCGACAAGCTGCTAAAAGATCGGCAGGCTATGCTGAACGACACCAAAACCGTGAACTGGGGCACAGCCGAATTGCTGGCTTATGGATCGATTTTGCTCGACGGAAAGCCAGTCCGGTTAAGTGGACAGGATGTTCAGCGGGGTACGTTCTCGCACCGCCACGCAGTGTTGCACGATGCCGAAACCAATCAGACCTATTCGTCGCTCGACTTCATCAAAGAAGGGCAGCCGAAGTTTCAGATTTACAACTCGCTGTTGTCTGAATACGGTGTACTCGGCTTTGAGTATGGCTATGCAATGGCTACGCCGAATGCACTCGTCATCTGGGAAGCGCAGTTTGGGGATTTCTCAAACGGTGCCCAGTTGATCATCGACCAGTTCATTGCGGCTGGCGAATCGAAATGGGGTATTCAAAACGGGGTTGTGATGTTGTTACCTCACGGTTACGAAGGCCAGGGACCGGAGCACTCCAACGCCCGGCCAGAGCGCTATCTGCAATTGTATGCCGAATACAATATGACGGTGGCCAACATTACCACGCCAGCCAATCTGTTCCACGCAATGCGTCGACAGTTAGCCTGGTCGTTCCGTAAGCCACTGGCCATCATGTCGCCCAAGTCACTGCTTCGTCATCCGAAGTGCATTTCTCCGCTCGAAGACCTGACCAAAGGCTCATTCCAGGAGATCATTGACGATAGCTACGCGCAGGCCAAAAAGGTAAAACGCGTACTCTTCTGCACGGGTAAAGTGTATTATGACCTACTCGAAAAGCAACAGGCCGACCAGCGTGACGATGTAGCCATTGTTCGTCTGGAGCAACTGGCTCCGCTGCCTAAAACGCAACTGGATGCCATCCTGGAGAAGTATAAAAAGGCGGAGAAATTCTGGGTGCAGGAAGAACCCGAAAATATGGGTTACTGGACGTACTTATTGCGGGTAGGTGTACATTTGCCAATCATTTCGCGCAAGGCTGCGGCATCTCCCGCAACCGGTTATCCAAAAATTCATACTCAGGAACAAGCCGATATCGTTCGGAGAGCGTTTGAATAA